In one window of Pseudomonas chlororaphis subsp. chlororaphis DNA:
- the ctaD gene encoding cytochrome c oxidase subunit I, which translates to MNAVSDEHGHAIVGDHDHTHGPAKGLMRWVLTTNHKDIGTLYLWFAFSMFLLGGSFAMVIRAELFQPGLQIVQPEFFNQMTTMHGLVMVFGAVMPAFVGLANWMIPLMVGAPDMALPRMNNFSFWLLPAAFLLLVSTLFMPGGGPNFGWTFYAPLSTTYAPESVTFFIFAIHLMGISSIMGAINVIATILNLRAPGMTLMKMPLFVWTWLITAFLLIAVMPVLAGCVTMMLMDIHFGTSFFSAAGGGDPVLFQHVFWFFGHPEVYIMILPAFGAVSAIIPAFSRKPLFGYTSMVYATASIAFLSFIVWAHHMFVVGIPLVGELFFMYATMLIAVPTGVKVFNWVSTMWQGSLTFETPMLFAVAFVILFTIGGFSGLMLAIAPADFQYQDTYFVVAHFHYVLVPGAIFGIFASAYYWLPKWTGHMYDETLGKLHFWLSFIGMNLAFFPMHFVGLAGMPRRIPDYNLQFADFNMVSSIGAFTFGATQIFFLFIVIKCIRGGQPAAAKPWDGAEGLEWSVPSPAPYHTFTTPPEVK; encoded by the coding sequence ATGAACGCTGTGAGCGATGAGCACGGTCATGCAATCGTTGGCGATCATGACCACACCCACGGCCCCGCCAAGGGCCTGATGCGCTGGGTGCTGACCACCAACCACAAGGACATCGGCACCCTGTACCTGTGGTTCGCCTTCTCCATGTTCCTGCTCGGCGGCTCGTTCGCCATGGTGATCCGCGCCGAGCTGTTCCAGCCCGGCCTGCAGATCGTGCAGCCGGAATTCTTCAACCAGATGACCACCATGCATGGCCTGGTGATGGTCTTCGGCGCGGTGATGCCGGCCTTCGTCGGCCTGGCCAACTGGATGATCCCGCTGATGGTCGGCGCGCCGGACATGGCCCTGCCACGGATGAACAACTTCAGTTTCTGGTTGCTGCCGGCGGCGTTCCTGCTACTGGTCTCGACCCTGTTCATGCCCGGTGGCGGGCCCAACTTCGGCTGGACCTTCTACGCCCCGCTGTCCACCACCTACGCGCCGGAAAGCGTGACCTTCTTCATCTTCGCCATCCACCTGATGGGCATCAGCTCGATCATGGGCGCGATCAACGTGATTGCCACCATCCTCAACCTGCGTGCTCCCGGCATGACCCTGATGAAGATGCCGCTGTTCGTCTGGACCTGGCTGATCACCGCGTTCCTGCTGATCGCGGTGATGCCGGTGCTGGCTGGCTGCGTGACCATGATGCTGATGGACATCCACTTTGGCACCAGCTTCTTCAGCGCCGCCGGCGGCGGTGATCCGGTGCTGTTCCAGCATGTGTTCTGGTTCTTCGGCCACCCCGAGGTGTACATCATGATCCTGCCGGCCTTCGGTGCCGTCAGCGCGATCATCCCGGCCTTCTCGCGCAAGCCGTTGTTCGGCTACACCTCGATGGTCTACGCCACGGCGAGTATCGCCTTCCTGTCGTTCATCGTCTGGGCGCACCACATGTTCGTGGTCGGCATTCCGCTGGTGGGCGAGCTGTTCTTCATGTACGCCACGATGCTTATCGCGGTGCCGACCGGGGTCAAGGTCTTCAACTGGGTCAGCACCATGTGGCAGGGCTCGCTGACCTTCGAGACGCCGATGCTGTTCGCCGTGGCCTTCGTGATCCTGTTCACCATCGGCGGCTTCTCCGGGCTGATGCTGGCCATCGCCCCGGCGGACTTCCAGTACCAGGACACCTATTTCGTGGTCGCGCACTTTCACTATGTGCTGGTGCCGGGCGCGATCTTCGGCATCTTCGCCTCGGCCTATTACTGGCTGCCGAAGTGGACCGGGCACATGTACGACGAAACCCTGGGCAAGCTGCACTTCTGGCTGTCCTTCATCGGCATGAACCTGGCGTTCTTCCCGATGCATTTCGTTGGCCTGGCGGGGATGCCGCGGCGGATCCCGGACTACAACCTGCAGTTCGCCGATTTCAACATGGTGTCGTCCATCGGCGCGTTCACCTTCGGCGCGACGCAGATCTTCTTCCTGTTCATCGTCATCAAGTGCATCCGTGGCGGCCAACCCGCGGCGGCCAAGCCCTGGGACGGTGCCGAAGGGCTGGAGTGGAGCGTGCCGTCGCCGGCGCCTTACCACACCTTCACCACGCCGCCGGAAGTGAAATGA
- a CDS encoding cytochrome c oxidase assembly protein — MAEVSMKTLVTRLLLVVAAMFVFGFALVPIYDVMCKALGINGKTGGQYSGEQQVDVSRQVRVQFLSTNAIDMVWDFYPKADDIVVHPGAVNEMIFIARNPSDRPMSAQAIPSISPSSAAMYFHKTECFCFTQQVLQPGQQIEMPVRFIVDRDMPKDVKHLTLAYTLFDITARHPPVAVSTNTGG; from the coding sequence ATGGCCGAGGTTTCGATGAAGACGCTGGTCACCCGCCTGTTGCTGGTGGTGGCGGCGATGTTCGTCTTCGGTTTTGCCCTGGTGCCGATCTACGACGTGATGTGCAAGGCGCTGGGCATCAACGGCAAGACCGGCGGGCAGTACTCCGGCGAGCAGCAGGTGGATGTCTCGCGCCAGGTGCGGGTGCAGTTCCTGTCGACCAACGCGATCGACATGGTTTGGGACTTCTATCCCAAGGCCGACGACATCGTGGTTCATCCTGGCGCGGTGAACGAGATGATCTTCATCGCGCGCAACCCCAGCGACCGCCCGATGAGCGCCCAGGCGATCCCGAGCATTTCGCCGAGCAGCGCCGCGATGTATTTCCACAAGACCGAATGCTTCTGTTTCACCCAGCAAGTGCTGCAGCCCGGTCAGCAGATCGAGATGCCGGTACGTTTCATCGTTGACCGCGACATGCCCAAGGATGTGAAGCACCTGACGCTGGCTTACACGCTGTTCGATATCACCGCGCGTCATCCACCGGTGGCCGTGAGCACCAACACCGGCGGTTAA
- a CDS encoding cytochrome c oxidase subunit 3: protein MATHEHYYVPAQSKWPIIATVGMFVTVFGLATWFNDLKAARPESHGPLIFFVGSLLLAYMLFGWFGAVIKESRAGLYSAQLDRSFRWGMSWFIFSEVMFFIAFFGALFYVRHIAGPALGGEGSKGIAHMLWPNFEFVWPLLENPDSKLFPPPKEVISPWGLPLLNTVLLVSSSITVTIAHHALKNGHRGALKIWLAITVLLGCAFLGFQAEEYLHAYHELGLTLGSGIYGATFFMLTGFHGAHVTIGTLILFVMLMRIMKGHFDAEHQFGFEAASWYWHFVDVVWIGLFVFVYVL from the coding sequence ATGGCAACTCATGAGCATTATTACGTTCCCGCCCAGAGCAAGTGGCCGATCATCGCCACGGTGGGCATGTTCGTTACGGTGTTCGGCCTGGCCACCTGGTTCAACGACCTCAAGGCCGCGCGCCCGGAATCCCATGGCCCGCTGATTTTCTTCGTCGGGAGCCTGCTGCTGGCCTACATGCTGTTCGGCTGGTTCGGCGCGGTGATCAAGGAAAGTCGCGCCGGCCTGTACAGCGCCCAGCTGGATCGCTCGTTCCGCTGGGGCATGAGCTGGTTTATCTTTTCCGAAGTGATGTTCTTCATCGCCTTCTTCGGTGCGCTGTTCTACGTGCGTCATATCGCCGGCCCGGCCCTGGGTGGCGAAGGCAGCAAGGGCATCGCGCACATGCTCTGGCCGAACTTCGAGTTCGTCTGGCCATTGCTCGAAAACCCCGATTCCAAGCTGTTCCCACCGCCCAAGGAAGTCATCAGCCCCTGGGGCCTGCCGCTGCTCAACACCGTGCTGCTGGTGAGTTCCAGCATCACCGTGACCATCGCCCACCACGCCCTGAAGAACGGCCACCGCGGCGCGCTGAAAATCTGGCTGGCGATCACCGTGCTGCTGGGCTGTGCGTTTCTCGGCTTCCAGGCCGAGGAATACCTGCACGCCTACCACGAGCTGGGGCTGACCCTGGGTTCGGGCATCTACGGCGCCACCTTCTTCATGCTCACCGGCTTTCACGGCGCCCACGTGACCATCGGCACGCTGATTTTGTTCGTGATGCTGATGCGCATCATGAAGGGGCACTTCGACGCCGAGCATCAGTTCGGTTTCGAGGCGGCCAGCTGGTATTGGCACTTCGTCGATGTGGTGTGGATCGGCTTGTTTGTCTTCGTCTACGTGCTCTGA
- a CDS encoding twin transmembrane helix small protein, whose protein sequence is MLKAAIVLLLIATLISLFSGLFFLVKDDSSSHRLLRSLTVRVCLAALTVGLIAWGFFSGQLVSHAPW, encoded by the coding sequence ATGCTTAAAGCGGCCATCGTCCTGTTGCTGATCGCCACGCTCATCAGCCTGTTCAGCGGCCTGTTCTTTCTGGTCAAGGACGACAGCAGCTCCCATCGCCTGCTCAGGTCGCTGACCGTTCGTGTGTGCCTGGCCGCGCTCACCGTCGGCTTGATCGCCTGGGGTTTCTTCAGCGGCCAGCTGGTGTCCCACGCGCCCTGGTAA